One segment of Marvinbryantia formatexigens DSM 14469 DNA contains the following:
- a CDS encoding DegV family protein: MKRIAVVTDSNSGITQKEAEQMGIFVLPMPFFINDELYLEGITLTQEEFYERLKGDANINTSQPSPTSVRELWDRVLTEYETLVHIPMSSGLSASCESAQALARDYEGKVYVVDNQRISITQRQSVKDALLLIERGKSAAEIKETLEKMKLEASIYITLETLKYLKKGGRITPAAAALGTILNLKPVLQIQGEKLDAFSKARGKQRAKRIMLDAMHKDFETRFAKEVANGEIALAAAYGGNEEEAQEWLAEIKESFPGMDIHMDPLSLSVACHIGYGPIAIGCARKIV; this comes from the coding sequence ATGAAGAGAATAGCGGTAGTTACAGACAGCAACAGTGGTATTACACAGAAGGAAGCGGAGCAGATGGGCATTTTTGTGCTGCCGATGCCGTTTTTTATTAACGATGAGCTGTACCTGGAGGGTATTACGCTCACCCAGGAGGAATTTTACGAGCGCCTGAAGGGAGACGCCAATATCAATACTTCACAGCCGTCCCCGACCAGTGTCCGGGAGCTGTGGGACAGGGTTCTGACAGAATATGAAACGCTGGTGCATATCCCGATGTCCAGCGGGCTTTCCGCGTCCTGCGAATCTGCGCAGGCGCTTGCACGCGATTACGAGGGAAAGGTGTATGTGGTGGATAATCAGAGGATTTCCATTACGCAGCGTCAGTCGGTGAAGGACGCCCTGCTGCTTATCGAGCGCGGAAAGAGCGCGGCGGAGATTAAGGAAACACTGGAAAAAATGAAGCTGGAGGCGAGTATTTATATTACGCTGGAGACTCTGAAATATCTGAAAAAGGGCGGCAGAATTACTCCGGCGGCAGCAGCTCTGGGCACTATTTTGAATCTGAAGCCGGTGCTGCAGATTCAGGGGGAAAAGCTGGACGCTTTTTCCAAGGCGCGCGGCAAGCAGAGGGCAAAGCGGATTATGCTGGATGCAATGCATAAGGATTTTGAGACGCGCTTCGCAAAAGAGGTGGCGAACGGAGAAATCGCGCTGGCGGCGGCATACGGCGGAAACGAGGAGGAAGCGCAGGAATGGCTGGCAGAGATTAAGGAGAGCTTTCCGGGAATGGACATTCATATGGACCCGCTCTCACTGAGCGTTGCGTGTCATATCGGATATGGTCCGATTGCCATCGGCTGCGCAAGAAAGATAGTCTGA